The proteins below come from a single Mesobacillus jeotgali genomic window:
- a CDS encoding YozD family protein, with amino-acid sequence MKEIEVIIDTEEIAEFFFHELVKRGYVPTEEELEEMADITFEYLIEKCIIDEEEDID; translated from the coding sequence GTGAAAGAGATTGAGGTTATTATCGATACAGAGGAGATTGCTGAATTTTTCTTTCATGAACTTGTAAAAAGGGGATACGTTCCCACAGAGGAAGAACTTGAAGAGATGGCAGACATCACATTTGAATATCTGATTGAAAAATGCATCATCGATGAGGAAGAAGATATAGACTAG
- a CDS encoding sporulation protein encodes MSFFNKVFASVGIGAAKVDTKLEKDRVMPGEEVRGIVEIRGGNTEQNIDDIYLSLHTTYIKEADDKKYTATAQIDRFKLTQSFVIKENETKEIPFSFRLPLEMPLSMGRTKVWVSTGLDIKNAVDPSDKDFLTVVPNQLMHGVFNAVSDLGFRLREAECEQAPRHLRRNLPFVQEFEFVPSSGPFRGRLDELEVIFYPVSENEVEVMMQVDRRARGLGGFLSEAMGMDETYVRMNIHASDLPSLKQKLQNTIERYC; translated from the coding sequence ATGTCATTTTTTAATAAGGTTTTTGCCAGCGTCGGCATTGGAGCAGCTAAAGTCGATACGAAGCTGGAGAAGGACCGGGTAATGCCTGGGGAAGAAGTACGTGGAATTGTAGAAATTCGCGGTGGCAACACAGAGCAGAACATCGATGACATCTATTTGAGTTTACATACTACCTATATAAAAGAAGCGGACGACAAAAAGTATACCGCCACAGCCCAAATCGACCGATTCAAGCTGACGCAGTCATTCGTAATCAAAGAGAATGAAACAAAGGAAATCCCATTCTCATTCAGGCTTCCATTAGAAATGCCATTATCAATGGGCAGGACGAAGGTGTGGGTGTCGACTGGGCTTGATATCAAAAATGCAGTGGATCCAAGCGATAAAGATTTTCTTACGGTAGTGCCCAATCAGTTAATGCATGGCGTATTTAACGCTGTTAGCGACCTTGGCTTCCGTTTGAGGGAGGCTGAGTGTGAACAAGCGCCAAGACATCTTCGCAGAAATCTGCCGTTTGTCCAGGAGTTTGAGTTTGTGCCATCATCAGGCCCATTTAGAGGGAGGTTGGATGAATTAGAAGTGATTTTCTATCCAGTCAGCGAGAACGAAGTTGAGGTCATGATGCAAGTTGACCGCAGGGCGAGAGGGCTTGGAGGCTTTTTGTCTGAAGCCATGGGGATGGATGAAACATATGTCAGAATGAATATCCATGCTTCCGACCTTCCGTCTTTGAAGCAGAAATTACAGAACACGATCGAGCGTTATTGCTAA
- the deoD gene encoding purine-nucleoside phosphorylase, with translation MSVHIGAKENEIAETVLLPGDPLRAKYIAETFLEDAKLYNEVRNMFGYTGTYKGKRVSVQGTGMGVPSISIYINELMNSYNVQNLIRVGTCGAIQKDVKVRDVILAMSSSTDSQMNRLTFGGVDFAPTANFDLLYKAYNTGLEKGLNLKVGNVFTADQFYNDNAELEKWAQYQILAVEMETTALYTLAAKYDRKALSILTVSDHILTGEETTSEERQTTFNDMIEVALEAAIKE, from the coding sequence ATGAGTGTACATATTGGTGCTAAAGAAAATGAAATCGCAGAAACGGTATTGCTGCCTGGTGATCCATTAAGGGCGAAATACATTGCGGAAACATTCCTTGAAGATGCGAAGTTATATAATGAAGTCAGAAATATGTTTGGCTACACAGGTACATACAAAGGTAAAAGAGTTTCTGTACAGGGAACAGGTATGGGAGTTCCGTCCATTTCAATTTATATCAATGAATTGATGAATAGCTATAATGTACAAAACCTGATTCGCGTAGGTACATGCGGAGCGATCCAAAAGGATGTCAAAGTACGCGACGTAATTCTGGCTATGAGTTCTTCAACCGATTCACAAATGAATCGACTTACTTTCGGCGGAGTGGATTTTGCTCCGACAGCAAACTTTGATCTATTGTACAAAGCGTATAATACAGGCCTTGAAAAAGGTTTGAACCTTAAAGTCGGCAACGTTTTCACTGCAGACCAGTTCTACAATGATAACGCTGAATTAGAAAAGTGGGCACAGTACCAGATTCTTGCTGTTGAAATGGAAACAACAGCTCTTTACACCCTGGCTGCTAAATATGATCGCAAAGCCCTCTCTATCCTAACAGTCAGCGACCATATCCTGACGGGTGAAGAGACTACTTCAGAAGAGCGCCAAACAACATTCAACGACATGATCGAAGTTGCTCTCGAAGCAGCAATTAAAGAATAA